A section of the Pimelobacter simplex genome encodes:
- a CDS encoding aminotransferase-like domain-containing protein, whose amino-acid sequence MTFDPTDKLSDLAAGGPALFFPDPPAQVTFNFDQGIAAEETFPLDDFRRLMGEVLDRDGGRALEYISFGYEEETDQIVYLPSYIELMLGHTGLREKVAAWISRTQDVPDLGADNLILTSGSVQAIALAVNALVNPGDGVLVEKATFPYAMRFMQMRGADLRTVEIDEHGLVIESLVERLEEMRRDGVTPKLLYVIPTFQLPTCVVMPEDRRRRLLEVAEEYDFVILEDSIYADLRYGGDPVPSLLSMDTNGRVIQSHGFSKVLAPALRIGWITAPEPLIHALASVRQDLGVSQWICRMLEQYLEEGLLDPHIERANAVYRRKRDLAVKAVREHCGGLVSFDVPDGGYYLWLKIAEDVDWEKAQHEAAMAGVFCRPGEKFLGQEAGQGYLRLAYSHAPDHELERGIKALGEAIVANAR is encoded by the coding sequence GTGACCTTCGACCCGACCGACAAGCTCTCCGACCTCGCCGCCGGTGGCCCGGCGCTGTTCTTCCCCGACCCGCCGGCCCAGGTCACCTTCAACTTCGACCAGGGCATCGCGGCCGAGGAGACCTTCCCGCTCGACGACTTCCGCCGGCTGATGGGCGAGGTCCTCGACCGCGACGGCGGCCGGGCGCTGGAGTACATCTCCTTCGGCTACGAGGAGGAGACCGACCAGATCGTCTACCTGCCGTCGTACATCGAGCTGATGCTGGGCCACACCGGGCTGCGCGAGAAGGTCGCCGCCTGGATCTCCCGGACCCAGGACGTGCCGGACCTCGGCGCCGACAACCTGATCCTGACCTCCGGTTCGGTGCAGGCGATCGCGCTCGCGGTCAACGCGCTGGTCAACCCCGGTGACGGCGTCCTGGTCGAGAAGGCGACGTTCCCCTACGCCATGCGCTTCATGCAGATGCGCGGCGCCGACCTGCGCACCGTCGAGATCGACGAGCACGGCCTGGTCATCGAGTCGCTGGTCGAGCGGCTCGAGGAGATGCGCCGCGACGGCGTGACGCCCAAGCTGCTCTACGTCATCCCGACCTTCCAGCTGCCGACCTGCGTGGTCATGCCCGAGGACCGCCGGCGCCGCCTGCTCGAGGTCGCCGAGGAGTACGACTTCGTCATCCTCGAGGACTCGATCTACGCCGACCTGCGCTACGGCGGCGACCCGGTCCCGTCGCTGCTGAGCATGGACACCAACGGCCGGGTGATCCAGAGCCATGGCTTCTCCAAGGTGCTCGCCCCCGCGCTGCGGATCGGCTGGATCACCGCACCGGAGCCGCTCATCCACGCGCTCGCGTCGGTCCGCCAGGACCTCGGCGTCAGCCAGTGGATCTGCCGGATGCTCGAGCAGTACCTCGAGGAGGGCCTGCTCGACCCGCACATCGAGCGGGCCAACGCGGTCTACCGCCGCAAGCGCGACCTCGCCGTCAAGGCGGTGCGCGAGCACTGCGGCGGGCTGGTCAGCTTCGACGTGCCCGACGGCGGCTACTACCTCTGGCTCAAGATCGCCGAGGACGTCGACTGGGAGAAGGCCCAGCACGAGGCCGCGATGGCCGGTGTCTTCTGCCGTCCCGGCGAGAAGTTCCTCGGCCAGGAGGCCGGCCAGGGCTACCTGCGCCTCGCCTACAGCCACGCGCCCGACCACGAGCTCGAGCGCGGCATCAAGGCCCTCGGCGAGGCGATCGTCGCGAACGCGCGCTGA
- a CDS encoding SDR family NAD(P)-dependent oxidoreductase, translating to MNGNSTRFEGRRVLVTGGARGLGAAIAASFVAAGARVAVWDAPAPMELGYPLAGSAELDAARAAVGPTGHVAAVDVRDVAQVRAAVPATVAALGGGLDVVVCAAGVRTAATAATMSDAAWDAVVDTNLHGTYHVLRESLVHLEESGRGRIVVVAAEEGRRGAFGLSHYAAAAWGQIGLAKSLAHEVAGHGIAVGVVCPGVMDTAMSDDPSYWAVLQAGRDGSQAVTGPDRAAAEHALRVRHPSSTTYVDVDAVVRAVEQLVAEPGLDRTGAVVDVSAGLAATNTA from the coding sequence ATGAACGGAAATTCAACGCGTTTCGAGGGCCGTCGGGTGCTCGTCACCGGTGGTGCCCGCGGGCTCGGGGCCGCGATCGCCGCGTCCTTCGTCGCGGCCGGCGCCCGGGTCGCGGTGTGGGACGCGCCCGCTCCGATGGAGCTCGGCTACCCGCTCGCCGGGAGCGCCGAGCTCGACGCGGCCCGGGCCGCGGTCGGCCCCACCGGTCACGTCGCGGCGGTCGACGTCCGCGACGTCGCGCAGGTCCGCGCCGCCGTGCCCGCGACCGTCGCCGCGCTCGGCGGCGGGCTCGACGTCGTCGTGTGCGCGGCGGGGGTGCGCACCGCGGCCACCGCGGCCACGATGAGCGACGCCGCGTGGGACGCCGTCGTCGACACCAACCTGCACGGGACCTACCACGTGCTGCGCGAGTCCCTCGTCCACCTGGAGGAGTCCGGCCGTGGCCGGATCGTCGTGGTCGCCGCCGAGGAGGGACGCCGCGGCGCCTTCGGGCTGAGCCACTACGCGGCCGCCGCGTGGGGTCAGATCGGGCTGGCCAAGTCGCTGGCCCACGAGGTCGCCGGGCACGGCATCGCGGTCGGGGTCGTGTGCCCCGGCGTCATGGACACCGCGATGAGCGACGACCCGTCGTACTGGGCGGTGCTCCAGGCGGGGCGTGACGGCTCGCAGGCCGTGACCGGTCCCGACCGCGCCGCGGCCGAGCACGCGCTGCGCGTGCGCCACCCCAGCAGCACGACGTACGTCGACGTCGACGCGGTCGTCCGCGCCGTCGAGCAGCTCGTCGCCGAGCCCGGCCTCGACCGCACCGGGGCCGTCGTCGACGTCTCGGCCGGCCTGGCCGCCACCAACACGGCCTGA
- a CDS encoding ABC transporter permease yields MSETTMTAPPSAPPAAPEARGSRRVADALWLVVPYVLSVVAAFAVGGLIILALGQDPVAAFESVLTTSFNTRFGTVETLHKWVPVLLCAYAFAIPLATGKFNIGAEGQLLVGATGGVAVGILWSDLPMIVLLPCVLLAGALAGAVWSGIAAFLMVKFNVNEILSTVVLNFISFQLIDYVASHVWPDRGAGHPATVRVGEGALLPGIGQAPPLHSGVIITLVLVVVIAIFMRRTSTGFEMRAVGANLRAAQVHGIRTSRLAGAGLVVGGAVAGLAGAIEVAGVHGKMLEGMQSNFLILGIIVGLMARGSMIAIPFIAFGIAVLEVGAGSMQRTAQVPVEMVLIIEALILLFLLLSDIARAKLRRN; encoded by the coding sequence GTGTCTGAGACGACGATGACCGCTCCGCCGTCGGCACCGCCGGCGGCCCCCGAGGCCCGCGGCTCGCGCCGCGTCGCCGACGCGCTGTGGCTGGTGGTGCCCTACGTCCTGTCCGTGGTGGCGGCATTCGCCGTCGGCGGCCTGATCATCCTCGCCCTCGGGCAGGACCCGGTCGCCGCGTTCGAGTCGGTGCTCACGACGAGCTTCAACACCCGGTTCGGCACGGTCGAGACCCTCCACAAGTGGGTCCCGGTGCTGCTGTGCGCGTATGCCTTCGCGATCCCGCTGGCGACCGGCAAGTTCAACATCGGTGCCGAGGGGCAGCTGCTCGTCGGTGCGACCGGAGGTGTCGCCGTCGGCATCCTCTGGTCGGACCTGCCGATGATCGTGCTGCTGCCGTGCGTCCTGCTCGCCGGTGCCCTCGCGGGCGCGGTGTGGTCGGGCATCGCGGCGTTCCTCATGGTGAAGTTCAACGTCAACGAGATCCTCAGCACGGTGGTGCTGAACTTCATCTCCTTCCAGCTCATCGACTACGTCGCCAGCCACGTGTGGCCCGACCGGGGTGCCGGTCACCCCGCGACGGTGCGGGTGGGGGAGGGCGCGCTGCTGCCGGGCATCGGCCAGGCGCCGCCGCTGCACTCGGGCGTGATCATCACGCTCGTGCTGGTGGTCGTCATCGCGATCTTCATGCGTCGTACCTCGACGGGCTTCGAGATGCGCGCGGTCGGCGCCAACCTGCGGGCCGCGCAGGTGCACGGCATCCGGACCTCCCGGCTCGCCGGGGCGGGTCTGGTCGTCGGCGGTGCGGTGGCCGGCCTGGCCGGTGCGATCGAGGTGGCCGGCGTGCACGGCAAGATGCTCGAGGGGATGCAGTCCAACTTCCTGATCCTCGGCATCATCGTGGGCCTGATGGCCCGCGGCAGCATGATCGCGATCCCGTTCATCGCCTTCGGCATCGCCGTCCTCGAGGTCGGCGCCGGGTCGATGCAGCGCACCGCGCAGGTCCCGGTCGAGATGGTGCTCATCATCGAGGCGCTGATCCTGCTGTTCCTGCTCCTGTCCGACATCGCCCGCGCCAAGCTCAGGAGGAACTGA
- a CDS encoding mycofactocin-coupled SDR family oxidoreductase, giving the protein MRNFDGRTALVTGAAKGQGRSHAIALAQRGANLVLVDIAAQIPCASRMATPEELDETARIVESLGASCLTLKADTRSPEQMRDVVAATVDRFGRVDVLLANAGIAAFGPVREMADDVWRDVVDVNLGGVAASIRAVAPVMAEQRAGRIVATASAVGREGGPNNANYAASKWGVIGLVKSVAIELAPYGVTVNAISPMSVSTDMCHNDLTYGLFRPDLAAPTTDDVRDTFATLNPMAVPWLEVGDATEAVLFLASDEARYITGTALDVAGGWNAFHSA; this is encoded by the coding sequence ATGAGGAACTTCGACGGCCGGACCGCCCTGGTCACCGGCGCCGCCAAGGGGCAGGGCCGCTCCCACGCGATCGCGCTCGCCCAGCGCGGCGCCAACCTGGTGCTCGTCGACATCGCCGCGCAGATCCCCTGCGCGTCGCGGATGGCTACACCCGAGGAGCTCGACGAGACCGCACGGATCGTCGAGTCGCTCGGCGCGTCCTGCCTGACCCTCAAGGCCGACACCCGCAGCCCCGAGCAGATGCGCGACGTCGTCGCCGCCACGGTCGACCGGTTCGGGCGGGTCGACGTGTTGCTCGCCAACGCCGGCATCGCCGCCTTCGGCCCGGTCCGGGAGATGGCCGACGACGTGTGGCGCGACGTCGTCGACGTCAACCTGGGCGGTGTGGCGGCCAGCATCCGCGCCGTCGCGCCGGTGATGGCCGAGCAGCGTGCGGGCCGGATCGTGGCGACCGCCTCGGCGGTCGGTCGCGAGGGCGGTCCCAACAATGCCAACTACGCGGCCTCGAAGTGGGGTGTGATCGGACTCGTGAAGTCCGTCGCGATCGAGCTGGCGCCCTACGGCGTGACGGTCAACGCGATCTCGCCCATGTCCGTGTCCACCGACATGTGCCACAACGACCTCACCTACGGCCTCTTCCGTCCCGACCTGGCCGCGCCCACGACCGACGACGTCCGCGACACCTTCGCCACGCTCAACCCGATGGCCGTGCCGTGGCTCGAGGTCGGCGACGCCACCGAGGCCGTCCTCTTCCTCGCCTCCGACGAGGCCCGCTACATCACCGGTACGGCGCTCGACGTCGCCGGTGGCTGGAACGCCTTCCACAGCGCCTGA
- a CDS encoding ABC transporter permease, translating into MGEITELLTLMIPAMVPFLLAAQGTVLSGRAGVFNVSQEGLMVLGAAVGFLVSFKVGSNTVGMAAAFAIAGVFGLVLAYMTTQLRLDQFVVGLALYFAALGAAGLLYREVIGVTMEPPLIPTLEDKPIPLLSDIPFLGEVLFDHDLVVYLAFAISVGIWWFMYKTRSGLAFRSIGENPKAADSLGINVTWARTWSTVVGSGLVGMAGAYLPMVYTGLYTEGMVAGRGWLVIALAFLGGWRPHLVIAGAAFFAGMEVLALRAQVAGIGIPHQFVLMLPYVATLLVMVFAFRWARQPSFLGRNYDRESRLVG; encoded by the coding sequence ATGGGAGAGATCACCGAGCTCCTGACCCTGATGATCCCGGCGATGGTGCCGTTCCTGCTCGCCGCGCAGGGCACCGTCCTCAGCGGCCGGGCCGGCGTCTTCAACGTCTCGCAGGAGGGCCTCATGGTCCTCGGCGCGGCAGTCGGCTTCCTGGTCAGCTTCAAGGTCGGCAGCAACACCGTCGGCATGGCCGCCGCCTTCGCGATCGCCGGTGTCTTCGGTCTCGTGCTGGCGTACATGACCACCCAGCTGCGGCTGGACCAGTTCGTCGTCGGCCTGGCGCTGTACTTCGCCGCGCTCGGCGCCGCCGGTCTGCTCTACCGCGAGGTGATCGGGGTGACCATGGAGCCGCCGCTCATCCCGACGCTGGAGGACAAGCCGATCCCGCTGCTCTCGGACATCCCGTTCCTGGGAGAGGTGCTGTTCGACCACGACCTGGTCGTCTACCTCGCGTTCGCGATCTCCGTGGGCATCTGGTGGTTCATGTACAAGACCCGCAGCGGGCTGGCGTTCCGCTCGATCGGCGAGAACCCCAAGGCGGCCGACAGCCTCGGCATCAACGTCACCTGGGCGCGGACCTGGTCGACCGTCGTGGGCTCCGGCCTCGTCGGCATGGCCGGTGCCTACCTGCCGATGGTCTACACGGGCCTCTACACCGAGGGCATGGTGGCCGGTCGTGGCTGGCTGGTCATCGCGCTGGCCTTCCTCGGCGGCTGGCGTCCGCACCTGGTGATCGCCGGGGCGGCGTTCTTCGCCGGCATGGAGGTGCTCGCGCTGCGGGCCCAGGTCGCGGGGATCGGCATCCCGCACCAGTTCGTCCTGATGCTGCCGTACGTCGCCACGCTGCTGGTGATGGTCTTCGCGTTCCGCTGGGCGCGGCAGCCGTCCTTCCTCGGCCGCAACTACGACCGGGAGAGCCGCCTGGTGGGCTGA
- a CDS encoding TetR/AcrR family transcriptional regulator: MTLPPTRQALVDAAVDVFTEKGLHGARVIDVTKRAGVAAGSFYTYFDTKEGLFLEVVEQARHELAAQVPRARFSDAESARAWLHEVVRLQVGRLAEGAATWRMINAAALGNVQVATALRDQPDPLTRTLTDELGFWAEQGWIDPGVASAVVVDALIALTEQAVQQWSHEGDGFDVEAATAAVADAWTALLRMPPRGAGR; the protein is encoded by the coding sequence GTGACCCTCCCTCCGACCCGGCAGGCGCTGGTCGACGCTGCCGTCGACGTCTTCACCGAAAAGGGCCTGCACGGCGCCCGGGTGATCGACGTGACCAAGCGCGCCGGCGTCGCGGCGGGGAGCTTCTACACCTACTTCGACACCAAGGAGGGGCTCTTCCTCGAGGTCGTCGAGCAGGCCCGCCACGAGCTGGCCGCCCAGGTCCCGCGGGCCCGGTTCTCCGATGCCGAGAGCGCCCGGGCCTGGCTGCACGAGGTGGTCCGGCTCCAGGTCGGCCGCCTCGCCGAGGGCGCCGCGACCTGGCGGATGATCAACGCCGCCGCGCTCGGCAACGTCCAGGTCGCCACCGCGCTGCGCGACCAGCCCGACCCGTTGACGCGCACCCTCACCGACGAGCTCGGCTTCTGGGCCGAGCAGGGGTGGATCGACCCGGGCGTCGCGAGCGCCGTCGTGGTCGACGCCCTCATCGCGCTGACCGAGCAGGCCGTACAGCAGTGGTCCCACGAGGGCGACGGGTTCGACGTCGAGGCCGCGACGGCCGCCGTCGCCGACGCCTGGACGGCGCTGTTGCGGATGCCGCCACGAGGAGCGGGCCGATGA
- a CDS encoding TetR/AcrR family transcriptional regulator: protein MSERAAATTQGSRTRGALLRAGRRVLERKGLHKTRISDITKEADVSVGTFYLHFENKDDLFRQLLITVEDEVYGELVPAEPGAVDPAQRIRETNRLYLTAFKRNAAFWTCVEAAALEQPDVPGVLAERNRYYRSRTERAIARWQAAGQVAPEVDPATAAFLLGAMTERLAYLWYVFGHREDVDQATEDLTRLWLNYLGLA, encoded by the coding sequence ATGAGCGAGCGGGCCGCGGCCACGACCCAGGGCAGCCGGACGCGCGGTGCGCTGCTGCGCGCCGGACGGCGGGTGCTGGAGCGCAAGGGTCTGCACAAGACCCGCATCTCTGACATCACCAAGGAGGCCGACGTCTCCGTCGGCACGTTCTACCTGCACTTCGAGAACAAGGACGACCTGTTCCGCCAGCTGCTCATCACCGTCGAAGACGAGGTCTACGGCGAGCTGGTGCCCGCCGAGCCCGGCGCGGTCGACCCCGCGCAGCGGATCCGCGAGACCAACCGCCTCTACCTCACGGCGTTCAAGCGCAATGCCGCCTTCTGGACCTGCGTCGAGGCGGCCGCGCTGGAGCAGCCCGACGTGCCCGGCGTCCTGGCCGAGCGCAACCGCTACTACCGCAGCCGCACCGAGCGCGCGATCGCCCGCTGGCAGGCGGCCGGCCAGGTCGCGCCCGAGGTCGACCCGGCCACGGCCGCGTTCCTGCTCGGCGCGATGACCGAGCGCCTGGCCTATCTCTGGTACGTCTTCGGCCACCGCGAGGACGTCGACCAGGCGACCGAGGACCTGACCCGGCTCTGGCTCAACTACCTCGGGCTCGCCTGA
- a CDS encoding alpha/beta hydrolase domain-containing protein, with translation MSVTLQPLTGGNGIALTSARPGPDLAAAGWTEVEYAASGTARAADPALGSAAFSTRVVVRRPASVPASGTLVVEWLNVSSGADAAPDWTYLADELVRQGHAWAGVSAQYNGIASGAATVAVEGVALQGLTGVDPERYGGLHHPGDAFAHGIFTEVARTLAAQTGAERVLAIGESQSAYLLTTYVNRVHDTERFFDGFLIHSRGDVAAPLGEAGRGIDLVAARESRAPEPLRADLDVPVIVLQTEGDLLGRLNYLPARQPDSERLRVWEVAGAAHVDLFQIGEFEAFLGCADPVNRGQQAYVVRAALRHLDRWARGGAPAPSAPPLEIAGGAFVRDELGIVRGGVRTPVVDAPADVPSGQAGPGASVICELFGRTLPLPDGARERLWASRADYLAAYERATDAAIAAGFVVPEDRAAVLAEARPQPQGT, from the coding sequence ATGTCCGTCACCCTCCAGCCGCTCACGGGCGGCAACGGCATCGCGCTGACCTCCGCCCGGCCCGGGCCCGACCTCGCGGCCGCGGGCTGGACCGAGGTGGAGTACGCCGCCTCCGGCACCGCACGCGCGGCCGATCCCGCCCTCGGGTCGGCCGCGTTCAGCACCCGGGTCGTCGTCCGGCGGCCGGCGTCGGTGCCTGCGAGCGGCACGCTGGTCGTCGAGTGGCTCAACGTGAGCAGCGGCGCCGACGCGGCGCCCGACTGGACCTACCTGGCCGACGAGCTCGTCCGCCAGGGCCATGCCTGGGCGGGCGTCTCGGCCCAGTACAACGGCATCGCGAGCGGCGCGGCCACGGTCGCCGTCGAGGGCGTCGCGCTCCAGGGGCTCACCGGCGTCGACCCCGAGCGGTACGGCGGCCTGCACCACCCCGGCGACGCCTTCGCGCACGGGATCTTCACCGAGGTCGCCCGGACGCTCGCCGCGCAGACCGGTGCCGAGCGGGTGCTGGCGATCGGCGAGTCGCAGTCGGCGTACCTGCTGACGACGTACGTCAACCGGGTGCACGACACGGAGCGCTTCTTCGACGGCTTCCTGATCCACAGCCGCGGCGACGTCGCCGCGCCGCTCGGCGAGGCCGGCCGCGGGATCGACCTCGTGGCGGCCCGGGAGAGCCGGGCGCCGGAGCCGCTGCGCGCCGACCTCGACGTGCCGGTGATCGTGCTGCAGACCGAGGGCGACCTGCTCGGCCGGCTGAACTACCTCCCCGCGCGCCAGCCGGACAGCGAGCGGCTGCGGGTCTGGGAGGTCGCCGGGGCGGCCCACGTGGACCTCTTCCAGATCGGCGAGTTCGAGGCCTTCCTCGGCTGCGCCGACCCGGTCAACCGCGGCCAGCAGGCCTATGTCGTCCGGGCCGCGCTCCGCCACCTCGACCGCTGGGCGCGCGGGGGAGCGCCGGCCCCGTCCGCGCCGCCGCTGGAGATCGCCGGCGGTGCGTTCGTGCGCGACGAGCTCGGCATCGTCCGCGGCGGGGTGCGGACGCCGGTGGTGGACGCGCCGGCCGACGTCCCGTCCGGGCAGGCCGGGCCGGGGGCGTCGGTGATCTGCGAGCTGTTCGGGCGGACCCTGCCGCTGCCGGACGGCGCGCGCGAGCGGCTCTGGGCGAGCCGTGCGGACTACCTCGCGGCGTACGAGCGCGCCACGGACGCGGCGATCGCCGCGGGCTTCGTCGTACCGGAGGACCGGGCGGCGGTGCTGGCGGAAGCACGTCCCCAACCTCAAGGAACCTAG
- a CDS encoding ABC transporter ATP-binding protein encodes MENPRLEMRGIVKTFGPVTALDSVDLVVGRNEVHGLLGGNGAGKTTLMNVLYGLYRPNAGEVLLDGQPASIGSPRDAIAAGVGMVHQTFLQVDNYTVTENIVLGTDIPGALRLDLSEARERIRELSERFGLTVDPDAVVEELPVGVRQRVEILKALYRGAKVLILDEPTTNLTPQEVDDLFGSMRAMVDDGMSVVLITHKIRETLSVCDRMTVMRDGRRVETIERADTDAEHLAEKMVGSTTDPGAAVDAAALGAVDAEKVEESLSSVGTTTAVAVRDLVVVNDQGHELIQGFDLELREGEIVGIAGVAGNGQVELAEALAGVRPLRAGTVEVGGRAMGGLATSAWLEHGVAYVPEDRHRDGILPTASITENLVLGSQRSPKVRRMGLIDWGAAKQRAVEAIAEFSVRANGPGTLVGDLSGGNIQRVILARAFARQPRMLILHNPTRGLDIGSTRFVYQQVRTATAAGCAVLLISEDLDEVIALSDRVIALYQGSQAGAWPHGSVDAYEVGRSMTGLGEARV; translated from the coding sequence ATGGAGAACCCGCGTCTGGAGATGCGGGGGATCGTCAAGACCTTCGGACCGGTCACCGCGCTGGACTCCGTCGACCTCGTGGTCGGGCGGAACGAGGTGCACGGTCTGCTCGGTGGCAACGGCGCCGGCAAGACGACGCTGATGAACGTCCTCTACGGGCTCTACCGGCCCAACGCCGGCGAGGTCCTCCTCGACGGTCAGCCGGCCAGCATCGGCTCGCCCCGGGACGCCATCGCGGCCGGGGTCGGCATGGTCCACCAGACGTTCCTCCAGGTCGACAACTACACCGTCACCGAGAACATCGTGCTCGGGACCGACATACCGGGAGCGCTCCGGCTCGACCTCAGCGAGGCGCGGGAGCGGATCCGCGAGCTGAGCGAGCGGTTCGGTCTCACCGTCGACCCCGACGCGGTCGTCGAGGAGCTGCCCGTCGGCGTGCGCCAGCGGGTGGAGATCCTCAAGGCGCTCTACCGCGGGGCCAAGGTCCTCATCCTCGACGAGCCCACCACCAACCTCACCCCGCAGGAGGTCGACGACCTCTTCGGCTCGATGCGGGCGATGGTGGACGACGGGATGAGCGTCGTGCTCATCACCCACAAGATCCGCGAGACGCTCAGCGTCTGCGACCGGATGACGGTGATGCGCGACGGGCGCCGGGTCGAGACGATCGAGCGCGCGGACACCGATGCCGAGCACCTCGCCGAGAAGATGGTCGGCAGCACCACGGACCCGGGAGCCGCGGTCGATGCCGCGGCCCTCGGGGCGGTCGACGCCGAGAAGGTCGAGGAGTCCCTCTCGTCCGTCGGTACGACGACCGCCGTCGCCGTGCGCGACCTCGTCGTGGTCAACGACCAGGGCCACGAGCTGATCCAGGGCTTCGACCTGGAGCTGCGCGAGGGCGAGATCGTCGGCATCGCCGGCGTCGCCGGCAACGGCCAGGTCGAGCTGGCCGAGGCGCTCGCCGGTGTCCGGCCGCTGCGCGCGGGAACGGTGGAGGTCGGGGGTCGCGCCATGGGCGGGCTCGCCACCTCGGCCTGGCTCGAGCACGGCGTGGCCTACGTCCCCGAGGACCGGCACCGCGACGGCATCCTGCCGACGGCGAGCATCACCGAGAACCTGGTGCTCGGCTCGCAGCGCAGCCCGAAGGTGCGCCGGATGGGGCTGATCGACTGGGGTGCCGCCAAGCAGCGGGCCGTCGAGGCGATCGCCGAGTTCTCGGTGCGCGCCAACGGTCCCGGCACGCTGGTGGGCGACCTGTCGGGCGGCAACATCCAGCGGGTGATCCTGGCCCGGGCGTTCGCCCGGCAGCCGCGGATGCTGATCCTGCACAACCCGACCCGCGGTCTCGACATCGGCTCGACGCGGTTCGTCTACCAGCAGGTCCGCACGGCCACGGCGGCCGGCTGCGCGGTCCTGCTCATCTCCGAGGACCTGGACGAGGTGATCGCCCTGTCCGACCGGGTGATCGCGCTCTACCAGGGGTCGCAGGCCGGTGCGTGGCCGCACGGCTCGGTGGATGCGTACGAGGTCGGCCGCAGCATGACCGGACTGGGAGAAGCTCGTGTCTGA
- a CDS encoding BMP family protein — MRGLIRVLTGLVAVMLVAAGCGGGGGGADDGKTRIAAIFSGPTTDADYNALGLEALKAAEKDGAEVSYSESVAVPDIERVLQEYVADGFNVIWTHGSQFYEATAKIAEQNPDVRFIGEFDGEPEGQPENVWVIDRNFHTVFYPIGVLATNLTKKGEVGYLGGLSLPFSYSEVHAVEQAIKDSGKDVELNPVWSGDFNDTVKAQQLTSQLISGGADVIITSLNLGVVGAFKAVNDTAPGAAWVTVKYTDKSQNGPDHYAATVLYDFKLPLTEILADLDKGTTQGHYVIGFGKGASVDVGDNVPAEVKAEVEKAVAGITDGSIKVELDQAEVK; from the coding sequence ATGCGTGGACTGATTCGTGTGCTCACCGGTCTGGTGGCGGTGATGCTGGTGGCGGCCGGCTGTGGTGGCGGCGGGGGCGGCGCCGACGACGGGAAGACCCGCATCGCGGCGATCTTCTCCGGACCGACGACCGACGCCGACTACAACGCGCTCGGCCTGGAGGCGCTCAAGGCGGCCGAGAAGGACGGCGCCGAGGTGTCCTACTCCGAGAGCGTCGCCGTTCCCGACATCGAGCGGGTCCTCCAGGAGTACGTCGCCGACGGCTTCAACGTGATCTGGACCCACGGCTCGCAGTTCTACGAGGCCACGGCCAAGATCGCCGAGCAGAACCCCGACGTGCGCTTCATCGGGGAGTTCGACGGCGAGCCCGAGGGCCAGCCGGAAAACGTGTGGGTCATCGACCGCAACTTCCACACGGTCTTCTACCCGATCGGCGTGCTGGCCACGAACCTCACCAAGAAGGGCGAGGTCGGCTACCTGGGCGGCCTGAGCCTGCCGTTCTCGTACTCCGAGGTCCACGCCGTCGAGCAGGCGATCAAGGACAGCGGCAAGGACGTCGAGCTGAACCCCGTGTGGAGCGGCGACTTCAACGACACCGTCAAGGCCCAGCAGCTCACCAGCCAGCTGATCTCCGGCGGCGCCGACGTCATCATCACCTCGCTCAACCTCGGCGTGGTGGGCGCCTTCAAGGCCGTCAACGACACCGCTCCGGGCGCGGCCTGGGTGACGGTGAAGTACACCGACAAGTCGCAGAACGGCCCCGACCACTACGCGGCCACCGTGCTCTACGACTTCAAGCTGCCGCTGACCGAGATCCTCGCGGACCTCGACAAGGGCACCACCCAGGGCCACTACGTCATCGGCTTCGGCAAGGGCGCCAGCGTCGACGTGGGCGACAACGTCCCGGCCGAGGTCAAGGCGGAGGTCGAGAAGGCGGTCGCCGGGATCACCGACGGGTCCATCAAGGTCGAGCTCGACCAGGCCGAGGTGAAGTGA